The Prevotella fusca JCM 17724 genome includes a window with the following:
- a CDS encoding TonB-dependent receptor produces MQKKLKLAVLALCSSSMVVAQNTNTTTSQQEQTANAMDESAFTFTEAQLGEDNDMNDNVTILNSNSNVYASQIGFLYSPMRFRYRGLNQKYNDIYINGAPMNDMESGQFRYSMVGGINQQTRNVDFALPFENNNFSMTALAGSNNYDFRAGSMAGGHRLTLSAANRNYTVRGMYNYASGFNAKGWAIAASVAYRWANRGYVEGTFYNSLSYYFGVQKKWNNGHSLALSTWGNPTERASQGASTDEVYWLANDYQYNPYWGYQNGHKRNSRVINDFAPSAILTWDWDINKKTKLTTSLFTKYSMYKSTKLNYNNSDNPQPDYWKNLPSSYYDVWDEGNARYRTAQAFADWKTAVEWWGKKENRQIQWDRLYYANRQAAANGQDALYYIQAKHNDNLTTTLSSTLTNHIGKNKVLNIGLSLAQNYARHYQTMEDLLGAKSFHNVNTYAIGTYAANDPRVQYDLNTMGTLGLGKLIYEGDKFGYDYNINVRRGQLWTNYAETIGKLHYMVAGRIGYDNMYRVGHMRNGMFADNSDGRSKHAEFLSGGLKSNATLTLGGGNALSLGLGYEHRAPSASNSFASPEMNNDFVLNLRNERIFSSELSYQYSGSWLHANLSGYYNHMTHVTEWQNFYFDDANSFTYVSMTNMKKNYYGIELGLDFKLTSFLNFKALGTWSEAENANNADVIYMNSTKNTYHKDIVYNKGMHEANTPLSAYSAILSYHKGGWFIDLSGNYYDRIYLSYAPSLRYGNTLRTMGTALGGMDADGNYTPYAQSEGKGGFMLDASIGKSLYLRHGSLSINLMITNLLNNQKIVSGGYEQSRSNYTVNKTTGAATTRAYDFYRNPKKYYVNGINGMLNIAYKF; encoded by the coding sequence ATGCAGAAAAAGCTGAAACTCGCCGTTTTAGCACTATGTAGCTCGTCTATGGTGGTCGCACAGAACACCAATACCACGACGAGCCAGCAGGAGCAGACGGCCAACGCTATGGATGAATCGGCGTTCACCTTTACTGAAGCGCAGTTAGGTGAGGACAATGACATGAATGACAATGTCACGATTCTTAACTCAAACAGTAACGTCTATGCCTCGCAAATCGGATTCCTGTATTCCCCCATGCGCTTCCGTTACCGTGGATTGAACCAGAAGTATAACGACATCTACATCAATGGTGCGCCCATGAACGACATGGAAAGCGGACAGTTCCGCTACTCTATGGTGGGTGGTATCAACCAGCAGACACGCAATGTCGACTTTGCTCTTCCTTTTGAGAACAACAACTTCTCAATGACGGCACTGGCAGGAAGCAACAACTATGACTTCCGTGCCGGCTCAATGGCGGGCGGACATCGCCTCACCCTTTCTGCAGCCAACCGCAACTATACCGTCCGTGGCATGTACAACTATGCCAGCGGCTTCAATGCCAAGGGCTGGGCTATTGCTGCCAGCGTAGCTTATCGCTGGGCTAACCGCGGCTATGTTGAGGGTACATTCTATAATTCATTATCTTACTACTTCGGTGTCCAGAAGAAGTGGAACAATGGTCATTCACTGGCTTTGTCAACATGGGGCAACCCTACCGAGCGTGCATCGCAGGGCGCAAGTACCGATGAGGTGTACTGGCTTGCCAATGACTATCAGTACAACCCATACTGGGGCTATCAGAACGGACACAAGCGCAACAGCCGTGTCATAAACGACTTTGCCCCGTCTGCCATCCTCACATGGGACTGGGACATCAATAAGAAGACGAAGCTCACAACGAGCCTCTTTACCAAGTACTCTATGTACAAGAGCACAAAGCTGAACTACAACAACAGTGACAACCCACAGCCTGACTACTGGAAGAACCTTCCAAGCAGCTATTATGACGTGTGGGACGAGGGCAATGCACGCTATCGTACAGCACAGGCTTTCGCTGACTGGAAGACTGCTGTGGAATGGTGGGGCAAGAAGGAGAACCGACAGATTCAGTGGGATCGCCTTTACTATGCCAACCGTCAGGCTGCTGCCAACGGACAGGATGCACTTTATTATATACAGGCAAAGCATAATGACAACCTGACGACAACTCTTTCGTCTACACTTACGAACCATATCGGAAAGAACAAAGTGCTCAACATCGGTTTGTCACTTGCTCAGAACTATGCCCGTCATTACCAGACAATGGAGGATCTGCTGGGTGCAAAGAGCTTCCATAACGTAAACACATACGCCATCGGAACATACGCAGCCAACGACCCACGTGTACAGTACGACCTCAACACCATGGGAACACTGGGTCTGGGCAAGCTCATCTACGAAGGTGACAAGTTCGGTTATGACTATAACATCAACGTACGTCGTGGACAGTTATGGACAAACTACGCTGAAACTATCGGGAAACTCCACTATATGGTAGCCGGCAGAATCGGATATGACAACATGTATCGTGTCGGTCACATGCGTAATGGTATGTTTGCAGACAACTCTGACGGCAGAAGCAAACACGCAGAGTTCCTGTCTGGTGGCTTGAAATCAAATGCTACACTCACACTCGGTGGAGGCAATGCACTATCACTTGGTCTGGGCTATGAGCATCGTGCACCAAGCGCAAGCAATTCCTTTGCATCACCAGAGATGAACAATGACTTCGTCCTCAACCTCCGCAACGAGCGTATCTTCTCAAGTGAACTCAGCTATCAGTACTCCGGCAGCTGGCTTCATGCCAACCTCAGTGGTTACTATAACCACATGACACACGTGACCGAGTGGCAGAACTTCTACTTTGATGATGCCAATTCATTCACTTATGTCAGCATGACAAACATGAAGAAGAACTACTACGGCATTGAGCTGGGGCTTGATTTCAAGCTCACAAGTTTCCTTAACTTCAAGGCACTCGGCACATGGAGTGAGGCTGAAAACGCCAACAATGCTGATGTCATCTACATGAACTCAACGAAGAACACCTATCACAAGGATATTGTTTATAACAAGGGAATGCACGAGGCAAATACTCCTCTGAGTGCCTACAGCGCAATCCTCAGCTACCACAAGGGTGGATGGTTCATTGACTTGAGCGGTAATTACTATGACCGAATCTACCTTTCATACGCGCCAAGCCTCCGTTATGGCAACACACTCCGCACAATGGGTACCGCGCTTGGTGGCATGGATGCTGACGGCAACTACACTCCTTACGCACAGAGTGAAGGAAAGGGCGGCTTCATGCTCGATGCTTCAATCGGTAAGAGTCTTTACCTCCGTCATGGAAGTCTGTCAATCAACTTGATGATTACAAACCTGCTGAACAACCAGAAGATTGTCAGCGGCGGTTATGAGCAAAGCCGTAGCAACTACACTGTCAACAAGACAACTGGAGCAGCAACAACCCGTGCTTACGATTTCTATCGCAATCCTAAGAAGTATTACGTGAATGGTATCAACGGTATGTTGAACATAGCTTACAAATTCTAA
- a CDS encoding endonuclease/exonuclease/phosphatase family protein has protein sequence MRKLLFVLFCAVLFGTPASAQKKFSVYAIGFYNQENLFDYTHDKGKNDHAFTPNGSYQWNEMKYTHKLHNMATVLAEMGTDVLPNVGCAVIGLSEVENDHVMRDLTAQPELAARNYKYVHIEGPDRRGIDCALIYNPKLFTVRDTKLVPYVYDLPQDSARATRGFLTVSGTLAGEHVTVVVCHLPSRGAGSHYREIGGTQVKALKDSLLREDPKVKVLVMGDMNDDPTNKSMYECLSAKGEMSQVGAGDMYNPWYNMLVKEGTGTLQYQGKWNLFDQIIMTPNLLNKDGRKDFSELKYWKSQIFRRDYLFQETGKYKGNTKRTTAGGVWLDGYSDHLPVVSYFAKEQ, from the coding sequence ATGAGAAAATTACTATTTGTTCTTTTCTGTGCCGTGCTTTTCGGTACGCCTGCTTCTGCTCAGAAGAAGTTTTCAGTTTATGCCATCGGCTTCTACAACCAGGAGAATCTTTTTGACTATACGCATGACAAAGGGAAGAACGATCATGCTTTCACACCGAATGGAAGTTATCAATGGAATGAGATGAAGTACACTCATAAGTTGCATAATATGGCAACTGTGTTGGCTGAAATGGGTACTGACGTCCTTCCAAACGTCGGTTGTGCGGTGATTGGTTTGTCTGAGGTAGAGAACGACCATGTAATGCGTGACCTTACTGCCCAGCCCGAGCTGGCTGCACGCAACTATAAGTACGTGCACATCGAAGGTCCTGACCGTCGTGGTATTGACTGTGCTTTGATATATAATCCAAAGCTCTTTACCGTAAGAGATACTAAATTGGTACCTTACGTCTATGACCTGCCACAGGACAGTGCCCGTGCAACCCGTGGATTCCTCACGGTCAGCGGTACGTTGGCTGGTGAGCACGTCACTGTTGTTGTCTGCCATTTGCCAAGTCGTGGTGCAGGTTCTCACTATCGTGAGATAGGTGGCACGCAAGTCAAGGCACTGAAGGACTCCCTGCTGCGTGAGGACCCGAAGGTGAAGGTGCTTGTGATGGGTGACATGAACGATGACCCTACTAATAAGAGTATGTATGAATGCCTGTCGGCAAAGGGCGAGATGAGCCAGGTCGGTGCAGGTGACATGTATAACCCTTGGTATAATATGCTTGTAAAGGAAGGTACAGGAACTTTGCAGTATCAGGGCAAGTGGAATCTGTTTGACCAGATTATCATGACTCCTAACCTGTTGAACAAGGATGGCAGAAAAGACTTCTCTGAACTGAAGTACTGGAAGAGTCAGATTTTCCGTCGTGACTATCTTTTCCAGGAAACAGGAAAGTACAAGGGCAATACCAAGCGTACCACTGCCGGTGGTGTATGGCTTGATGGGTATTCTGACCACTTGCCGGTCGTGAGTTACTTTGCTAAGGAGCAGTAA
- a CDS encoding type B 50S ribosomal protein L31 produces MKQGIHPENYRPVVFKDMSNGDMFLTKSTCKTSETVEFEGETYPVVKVEISSTSHPFYTGKSKLVDTAGRVDRFMSRYGKLKK; encoded by the coding sequence ATGAAACAAGGTATTCATCCAGAAAACTATCGCCCCGTCGTATTCAAGGATATGTCCAACGGCGATATGTTCCTTACAAAGTCTACATGCAAGACTTCAGAGACAGTAGAGTTTGAAGGCGAGACTTACCCAGTGGTAAAAGTCGAAATCTCAAGCACCTCTCACCCATTCTACACAGGTAAGAGCAAGCTTGTCGATACAGCAGGTCGCGTTGACCGCTTCATGAGCCGTTACGGTAAGTTGAAGAAGTAA
- a CDS encoding choice-of-anchor J domain-containing protein codes for MKKIIYSMMALAMTATAFTSCEDVPAPYNITFEEGNNNTTPSAPASGTGTEADPFNVAAALKHIDAGQNLDKEVYVSGTIVSVKEIDTNNYGNATYFISDDGTTKGQLTVYRGYALGNKKFTPNDVLKAGDKVVVYGKLVNFNGTKEFTQGNYIYTLNGNKASQTPVVDLNTEATAWTVAEAVQKIQAGQTANGEAYVKGIIAEVASYNDKYKSITYYISDNGTDKTLQVFSGKGLNGAGFAAKTDLQAGQTVVVKGNLKAFTNSQGQVIMEVDKDNKIISISGPSNPQPSNAILTAKFETGMDNFTIKDINLPSELTYIWKHDASKKYMKASSHKGTADYAAQSRLESPVFSLVGKNSATLTFNVAANYFTNAANNFKVQVSTDGTTWNDVALSTYPAADWKFVTTTCGLSAYAGQPTVRIGFLYTCDGTSAAGTWEIKNVEVK; via the coding sequence ATGAAAAAGATTATTTATTCAATGATGGCATTGGCAATGACAGCCACAGCCTTCACAAGCTGCGAGGACGTTCCAGCACCATACAACATTACTTTTGAGGAAGGCAATAATAACACTACACCATCAGCTCCTGCTTCGGGAACTGGCACGGAAGCTGACCCATTCAATGTTGCTGCAGCACTTAAACATATTGATGCAGGTCAGAATCTCGACAAGGAAGTATATGTTTCCGGTACGATTGTAAGTGTCAAGGAGATTGATACTAACAATTATGGTAACGCAACCTACTTCATCTCTGACGACGGAACAACCAAAGGACAGCTGACTGTCTATCGTGGCTATGCACTTGGCAACAAGAAGTTCACGCCAAACGATGTCCTCAAGGCTGGAGACAAGGTTGTCGTATATGGTAAACTTGTCAACTTCAATGGAACCAAGGAGTTTACACAGGGCAACTACATCTATACCCTCAATGGCAATAAGGCTTCACAGACACCCGTAGTAGATTTGAATACAGAGGCAACTGCATGGACCGTAGCTGAAGCTGTGCAGAAGATACAGGCAGGGCAGACAGCCAATGGCGAGGCATACGTAAAGGGTATCATCGCTGAAGTAGCTTCCTACAACGACAAGTACAAGAGCATCACTTACTATATCTCTGACAACGGCACAGACAAGACACTCCAGGTGTTCTCCGGAAAGGGTCTGAATGGTGCTGGCTTCGCTGCAAAGACCGACCTTCAGGCTGGCCAGACAGTTGTTGTAAAGGGTAACCTGAAGGCGTTTACCAACAGCCAGGGGCAGGTTATCATGGAGGTTGACAAGGACAACAAGATCATCTCTATCAGCGGTCCATCAAACCCACAGCCTTCCAATGCAATCCTTACAGCAAAGTTTGAGACAGGCATGGACAACTTCACGATTAAAGACATCAACCTTCCATCCGAGCTCACTTACATCTGGAAACATGATGCCTCCAAGAAATACATGAAGGCTTCTTCACATAAAGGCACTGCTGACTATGCAGCACAGAGCCGTCTGGAGTCACCTGTTTTCAGTCTCGTGGGCAAAAACTCGGCAACTCTCACATTCAATGTTGCAGCCAACTACTTCACAAATGCAGCCAACAACTTTAAAGTACAGGTTTCTACCGATGGTACAACATGGAATGATGTTGCCCTGTCAACCTATCCTGCTGCAGACTGGAAGTTTGTTACCACAACCTGCGGCCTCTCTGCATACGCCGGTCAGCCTACTGTCCGCATCGGTTTCCTTTACACTTGCGACGGCACAAGTGCCGCAGGTACATGGGAAATCAAGAACGTAGAAGTAAAGTAA
- a CDS encoding DUF5689 domain-containing protein gives MKKLKFIMMAAVCALFASCMGGSYAEPDEHAPAPYGNNELTETNVISIAQLKSNYSNYIGTDYRDGISYAKVTDDIKIKAVVTSSDVAGNFYQELALQDATGAIIVSIAQKGLYGALPIGTEILVALKDLYVGNYGKQAQIGVPTTNASGATSIGRMSRATWDLHYKILSTGNKVEPTEFAVGNKETTWDLNTDGGKLGVIRNVSFKSSNNPKVTDTFASVDGGAGSVSWTLNEQDGKKVIVYNSNFANFANNKIPTGKVDITGIFKRFNNQWEILIRSLDDIKSAEKIDPFKGLPGKGDGTQANPLDITRALAYAKLNKKDATTYYIKGIISQVDEVSLQYGNARYYLSDDGTSTNQLQVFRGFYLNGNKFTDASQISAGKKVVILGTLDFYEATSTPQVGKGSKIISIN, from the coding sequence ATGAAGAAACTGAAATTTATAATGATGGCAGCTGTCTGTGCTCTCTTTGCTTCCTGCATGGGCGGCAGCTATGCAGAGCCTGACGAGCATGCACCAGCTCCTTACGGCAACAACGAACTGACAGAAACGAATGTCATTTCCATTGCCCAGCTGAAGAGTAACTATTCAAACTATATCGGTACTGATTACCGTGATGGCATCAGCTATGCAAAGGTAACTGATGACATCAAAATCAAGGCTGTCGTTACCAGTTCTGACGTTGCTGGCAATTTCTATCAGGAATTGGCACTGCAGGATGCAACGGGTGCAATCATCGTAAGTATAGCACAGAAAGGCTTATACGGTGCATTACCTATAGGTACTGAAATCTTAGTCGCCCTGAAAGACCTTTACGTAGGCAACTACGGCAAACAAGCACAGATTGGAGTTCCTACGACCAATGCCTCTGGCGCAACATCCATCGGTCGTATGAGCCGCGCCACATGGGACCTGCATTACAAGATACTCTCTACGGGCAACAAGGTTGAACCGACCGAGTTTGCGGTAGGTAACAAAGAAACCACATGGGACCTCAACACCGATGGCGGTAAGCTCGGTGTTATCCGCAACGTAAGTTTCAAGAGCAGTAACAATCCCAAGGTTACAGACACTTTCGCCAGCGTTGATGGCGGTGCCGGCAGCGTAAGCTGGACATTAAACGAGCAGGATGGCAAGAAGGTTATCGTCTACAACAGTAACTTTGCTAATTTCGCCAACAACAAGATACCGACAGGCAAGGTTGACATCACAGGTATCTTCAAGCGATTCAACAACCAGTGGGAAATCCTCATCCGTTCACTTGATGACATCAAATCTGCTGAGAAGATAGATCCATTCAAAGGACTCCCAGGTAAGGGTGACGGCACACAGGCTAACCCATTGGACATCACACGTGCACTGGCGTATGCAAAGCTGAACAAGAAGGATGCTACGACTTACTACATCAAGGGTATTATCTCACAGGTTGACGAAGTATCGCTCCAGTATGGTAACGCACGCTACTACTTGTCTGACGATGGCACATCAACCAACCAGCTGCAGGTGTTCCGTGGTTTCTATCTGAATGGTAATAAGTTCACTGATGCCTCACAGATCAGTGCAGGAAAGAAGGTCGTAATTCTCGGCACCTTAGATTTCTACGAGGCAACATCTACACCACAAGTAGGAAAGGGAAGTAAGATTATCTCAATTAATTAA
- a CDS encoding class I SAM-dependent methyltransferase, translated as MQSRQLNRRQYFNELATTSEKYFIPYIKRYRQVGKGTNVLEIGCGDGGNLLPFSRMGCDVVGVDMAEGRIRDARKFFQENGAKGRFIASDVFLLKELRHQFDLIVCHDVIEHIDDKEEFMHKCKQLLKIGGVIFMSFPAWQMPFGGHQQICRSRFLSHLPFFHLLPTRLYERILRARKEDEGCVRELLNIKKTKCPIELFERTMRKEGFEAIDRTFYFINPHYEVKFHLRPRRLYAVIGAIPYIRNFFTTSCFYFLKSAGE; from the coding sequence ATGCAGTCAAGACAACTTAACCGAAGGCAGTATTTCAACGAACTCGCAACCACAAGCGAGAAGTATTTCATTCCTTACATCAAGCGGTACAGGCAGGTAGGGAAAGGCACGAATGTGTTGGAGATAGGCTGCGGGGACGGTGGAAACCTCCTGCCTTTCTCACGCATGGGCTGCGATGTAGTGGGCGTGGATATGGCAGAGGGACGGATAAGGGACGCAAGGAAGTTTTTCCAAGAGAACGGAGCAAAAGGGCGTTTCATCGCCTCCGACGTGTTCCTGTTGAAGGAACTCAGGCATCAGTTCGACCTGATTGTCTGCCATGATGTGATAGAGCATATCGACGACAAGGAGGAATTTATGCACAAGTGTAAACAGTTGTTAAAAATCGGGGGGGTAATTTTCATGTCCTTTCCTGCTTGGCAGATGCCTTTCGGTGGGCATCAGCAGATATGCCGAAGCCGCTTCCTCTCGCACCTGCCTTTCTTTCACCTGCTTCCGACGAGATTGTATGAGCGGATATTGAGGGCTCGGAAGGAAGACGAGGGATGCGTCAGAGAACTGTTGAACATCAAGAAGACCAAATGCCCGATAGAGTTGTTTGAGAGGACGATGAGAAAGGAAGGTTTTGAAGCCATTGACAGGACTTTCTATTTCATCAATCCGCATTACGAGGTGAAATTCCACCTGCGTCCCCGAAGGCTGTACGCCGTGATAGGGGCAATTCCATATATCCGCAATTTCTTCACAACATCGTGTTTCTACTTCTTGAAATCGGCAGGGGAATAA
- the udk gene encoding uridine kinase has translation MKDKITIIGIAGGTGSGKTTVVKKIVESLPPHYVAVVPLDSYYNDTTGLTDEERKAINFDHPDAFDWKLLIKQVNELREGKAIEQPTYSYILSNRLPETIHVEPKPVIIVEGIMALSNRRLRDMMDLKIFVDCDPDERLIRNIQRDTIDRGRTVSMVVDRYLEVLKPMHEQFIEPTKRYANVIIPQGGENVKGINILCKYIEGLMPKN, from the coding sequence ATGAAGGATAAAATAACAATCATTGGAATAGCCGGTGGGACAGGTTCGGGAAAGACCACCGTAGTGAAGAAAATCGTTGAGAGTCTTCCTCCTCATTATGTGGCTGTAGTGCCTTTGGATTCCTATTACAATGACACGACGGGGCTGACCGATGAAGAGCGCAAGGCAATCAACTTCGACCATCCGGATGCCTTCGATTGGAAACTGCTGATCAAGCAGGTGAATGAGCTGCGTGAGGGAAAGGCAATTGAACAGCCTACCTATAGTTATATCCTCAGCAACCGCTTGCCAGAGACAATTCACGTAGAGCCAAAGCCGGTAATCATTGTTGAGGGTATTATGGCATTGAGCAACAGGCGCTTGCGTGATATGATGGACCTCAAGATCTTCGTTGACTGCGACCCTGATGAGCGTCTTATCCGTAATATCCAGCGAGATACGATAGACCGTGGTCGCACTGTTTCGATGGTTGTTGACCGCTATTTGGAAGTGTTGAAGCCAATGCATGAACAGTTCATCGAGCCGACCAAGCGTTATGCCAACGTGATTATTCCACAGGGAGGCGAGAATGTAAAGGGAATCAATATCCTTTGTAAGTATATCGAAGGGCTGATGCCAAAGAATTAA
- a CDS encoding DUF4293 domain-containing protein, producing the protein MIQRKQTVFLFIALLVTIACLCLPVGSFEPKGMGAENQLMNLWISDANGGRNFNVWALFAILLVTCPINLFAIFDYHNRKRQARFCAFSMLMIIGWYVVYGVFSQVLMTGFTFHIEFAACLPAVAFILLWLARHSILADEAMVRAADRIR; encoded by the coding sequence ATGATACAGCGTAAACAAACAGTATTTCTGTTTATTGCACTGCTTGTCACCATTGCCTGCCTCTGTCTGCCCGTAGGCAGCTTTGAGCCGAAGGGAATGGGTGCAGAAAACCAGCTGATGAATCTCTGGATAAGCGATGCAAATGGCGGTAGGAACTTCAATGTATGGGCATTGTTTGCCATTCTTCTGGTTACCTGCCCTATCAACCTCTTCGCCATCTTCGATTACCACAACCGCAAGCGGCAGGCACGCTTCTGTGCTTTCTCCATGCTGATGATTATCGGTTGGTATGTTGTCTATGGCGTGTTCAGTCAGGTTCTTATGACCGGCTTCACTTTCCACATAGAGTTTGCAGCCTGCCTTCCAGCCGTTGCTTTTATCCTCCTGTGGCTTGCACGCCACTCCATCCTTGCTGATGAGGCTATGGTAAGAGCTGCCGACAGAATACGATAA
- a CDS encoding DNA-directed RNA polymerase subunit omega, whose protein sequence is MDYKKSKAPSNTVTRDVQELWKDTGNIYESVAIIAKRANQISVEIKQDLSKKLAEFASYNDSLDEVFENREQIEISRYYEKLPKPTLLATQEFLDGDVYWRDPSKDTLNEEED, encoded by the coding sequence ATGGATTACAAGAAGTCAAAAGCACCGTCAAACACGGTAACCCGGGATGTTCAGGAACTTTGGAAAGATACTGGTAACATCTATGAAAGCGTTGCTATCATAGCAAAGCGCGCAAACCAGATCTCGGTTGAAATAAAGCAGGACTTGAGTAAGAAACTTGCTGAATTTGCTTCTTATAACGATTCTCTTGACGAGGTTTTCGAGAACCGTGAGCAGATTGAAATCAGCCGTTATTACGAGAAACTGCCAAAGCCAACTTTGCTGGCTACCCAGGAGTTCTTGGATGGCGACGTTTATTGGCGCGACCCTTCTAAGGACACTCTGAACGAGGAAGAAGATTAA
- a CDS encoding uracil-DNA glycosylase family protein, with amino-acid sequence MEIETHPFEPWLPSNAKLLLLGTFPPAPKRWCMEWYYPNYTNDMWRIFGHIFFGDKFYFVDEEKKTYKLDLLKPFLKEKGIALFDTALRIHRTTGTASDKDLEIIEPADLDGMLRSLPACKAVLAAGQLATKVFTEHYGIDARKMKMGEYKEFSFEQRTLRLYRQPSSSRAYPMKVEKKAEYYERMFRDLGILG; translated from the coding sequence ATGGAAATTGAAACCCATCCCTTCGAGCCGTGGTTGCCGTCCAATGCCAAGCTGTTGCTGTTAGGAACTTTTCCGCCAGCACCGAAGCGGTGGTGTATGGAGTGGTATTATCCTAATTACACGAATGATATGTGGCGCATATTCGGTCATATCTTCTTCGGGGATAAGTTCTACTTTGTGGATGAGGAAAAGAAAACCTATAAGCTCGATTTACTTAAGCCGTTCTTGAAGGAGAAGGGGATTGCTCTTTTTGATACAGCCTTACGTATTCATCGCACAACGGGTACGGCTTCGGATAAAGATTTGGAAATCATTGAACCAGCCGATCTTGACGGTATGCTTCGGTCGTTGCCAGCGTGTAAGGCTGTACTGGCAGCAGGTCAGTTGGCTACAAAAGTGTTCACGGAGCATTATGGTATTGATGCACGCAAGATGAAGATGGGTGAATATAAGGAATTCAGCTTCGAGCAACGCACCTTGCGCCTTTATCGTCAGCCCAGCAGCAGCCGTGCTTATCCGATGAAGGTAGAGAAGAAGGCGGAGTATTACGAAAGGATGTTCAGGGATTTAGGGATATTAGGCTAA
- a CDS encoding DNA/RNA non-specific endonuclease, giving the protein MKRITLITTALSFSFLALTAFTSCSKDDDNSNDTGGKENVFNNTNSNLKDLRPVTHRLEFPKLKGGKSVILTHKLSDGEVNYSVEWDVEKKSNRWTCYQIYASNAKQTVKRKDQKSANLYPMDPLWPANAFFTYDPYRGSGYDHGHLCPSQDRVNSRESNDQTFYLSNMQPQVHDFNAGIWEVMERKMRTYITYTSGSKDTLFICRGGTIDKQGQYTYIRNNFIVPTYFFSAALMKYKVRGQGDWQYKAIGFWFKHESNSRTSLTPYVVSIKELEEKTGIDFFCNLPDNIEQDVENKTPGQMIIVWNIR; this is encoded by the coding sequence ATGAAAAGAATAACACTAATCACAACAGCACTGTCATTCTCGTTCCTTGCCCTTACAGCATTCACATCATGCAGCAAGGACGATGACAACTCCAATGACACAGGGGGAAAAGAGAATGTTTTTAACAACACCAACTCCAATCTCAAAGACCTGCGTCCAGTAACACACCGGCTGGAATTTCCGAAACTGAAAGGCGGCAAGAGCGTCATCCTCACCCATAAGCTGAGCGACGGTGAGGTGAACTACAGCGTGGAGTGGGACGTGGAGAAGAAGTCGAACCGCTGGACCTGCTACCAGATATATGCCAGCAATGCAAAACAAACCGTGAAAAGAAAGGACCAGAAGAGTGCAAACCTCTACCCTATGGATCCGCTCTGGCCAGCCAATGCCTTCTTCACTTACGACCCTTACCGGGGTTCGGGCTATGACCACGGACACCTTTGTCCCTCACAGGACAGGGTAAACAGCCGGGAGTCGAACGACCAGACCTTCTATCTCAGCAATATGCAGCCACAGGTTCACGACTTCAATGCAGGCATCTGGGAAGTAATGGAAAGAAAGATGAGAACCTATATCACCTATACGAGTGGCTCAAAGGACACCTTGTTTATCTGCCGTGGTGGTACGATTGACAAGCAGGGGCAGTACACCTATATCAGGAACAACTTCATCGTCCCCACTTACTTCTTCTCTGCAGCCCTGATGAAATACAAGGTCAGAGGACAGGGCGACTGGCAGTATAAAGCCATCGGCTTCTGGTTCAAGCATGAGAGTAACTCTCGCACATCCCTCACACCTTATGTTGTCAGCATCAAAGAACTTGAAGAAAAAACCGGCATTGACTTCTTCTGCAACCTGCCCGATAACATAGAACAGGATGTAGAAAACAAGACTCCAGGTCAGATGATCATTGTCTGGAATATACGATAG